One Polaribacter sp. KT25b DNA segment encodes these proteins:
- a CDS encoding arsenate reductase family protein, with the protein MKKVYFLQTCDTCRRILKEVNTDGFERQEIKANPVTVVQLEEMHKLSGSYEALFNKRAKLYKSKDLKNQTLTEADYRQFILDEYTFLKRPVFIFNDEIFIGNSKKVIEELKKKIG; encoded by the coding sequence ATGAAGAAAGTCTACTTTTTACAAACTTGTGATACTTGCCGAAGAATTTTAAAAGAAGTAAATACTGATGGTTTTGAGCGTCAAGAAATAAAAGCTAATCCAGTTACTGTTGTTCAATTAGAAGAAATGCACAAACTTTCTGGAAGTTATGAAGCCTTATTTAATAAACGTGCAAAGTTGTACAAATCTAAGGATTTAAAAAATCAGACGTTAACAGAAGCAGATTATAGGCAATTTATTTTAGATGAATATACTTTTTTAAAACGCCCTGTTTTTATATTTAATGATGAAATTTTTATAGGAAACAGTAAAAAAGTTATTGAAGAATTAAAAAAGAAAATTGGATAA
- a CDS encoding DUF4252 domain-containing protein, producing MKHLTTILFALLITSISAQEVAFQKFYKVNKDKSTFSINLSASLAGSFLDDENDSDLMNVIKKSSDFKVMIFDNEDNVVSKDFRKFIRKNKLKTFARIKDNGSNAELFFIEKKDYIREIIIRTNSNNDKLVLFGLKTKITKDELAEMISNSDIKISSK from the coding sequence ATGAAACATTTAACAACAATTTTATTCGCACTTTTAATTACTAGTATTTCTGCGCAAGAAGTAGCTTTTCAAAAATTCTATAAAGTAAATAAAGATAAATCAACTTTTTCAATCAATTTATCAGCTTCATTAGCGGGCTCATTTTTAGATGATGAAAATGATAGCGATTTAATGAATGTTATTAAAAAATCGAGTGATTTTAAAGTTATGATTTTTGATAATGAAGATAATGTTGTTTCAAAGGATTTTAGAAAATTTATCAGAAAAAATAAATTAAAAACGTTTGCTCGCATAAAAGATAATGGTAGCAATGCAGAACTGTTTTTTATTGAAAAAAAAGATTACATAAGAGAAATCATTATTAGAACAAATAGCAATAATGATAAACTTGTTTTATTTGGCTTAAAAACAAAAATTACAAAAGATGAGTTAGCAGAAATGATTTCTAATTCTGATATTAAAATCTCATCAAAATAA
- a CDS encoding glycosyltransferase family 4 protein, producing the protein MKSVLIHTHFHRRKTGVTRSIENVLPFFTDEFETYVYGTNINGVQITTSKLKSILFSDVKTVVHCHRNNEIIRMLLFRFLGAKFTLVATRHAETVPSGLTKFLLKKADKVVTLIKSMSINLGIKNTIVGHGVKVNEFLPNSEKKLENILQENIVLNAGRVRKAKGQFVLLEAAKTLKEHKNWALVIVGKVDKPAFLEELKTIAKKHEIENQVYFIDETRDIISYYQAAKIVVAPSFSEGFSLVTAEAMSCECSVIATRNVGVHSELISDKKNGYLFNAGDSSTLENLLSKAIKNEIPHLGKQAREEIVKNWSAKKEAQNLIALYKSK; encoded by the coding sequence TTTCATAGACGAAAAACCGGAGTTACTAGAAGTATAGAAAATGTACTTCCTTTTTTTACTGATGAATTTGAAACCTATGTTTATGGTACAAATATAAACGGAGTTCAAATTACCACATCTAAGCTAAAATCTATTTTATTTTCTGATGTAAAAACTGTTGTGCATTGTCATAGAAATAATGAAATAATAAGGATGTTATTATTTCGTTTTTTAGGAGCAAAATTTACCTTAGTTGCAACAAGACATGCAGAAACTGTGCCTTCTGGCTTAACTAAGTTTTTATTAAAAAAAGCAGATAAAGTTGTTACACTCATAAAAAGTATGAGTATTAATTTAGGTATAAAAAATACAATTGTTGGTCACGGAGTTAAGGTTAATGAATTTTTGCCAAATTCTGAAAAAAAGTTAGAAAATATATTACAAGAAAACATTGTTTTAAATGCAGGAAGAGTAAGAAAAGCAAAAGGTCAATTTGTTTTGTTAGAAGCTGCAAAAACTTTAAAAGAGCATAAAAATTGGGCTTTAGTAATTGTTGGCAAAGTAGATAAACCAGCTTTTTTAGAAGAATTAAAAACAATAGCTAAAAAACATGAAATAGAAAATCAGGTTTATTTTATTGATGAAACGAGAGATATTATATCTTATTATCAAGCGGCAAAAATTGTAGTTGCTCCAAGTTTTTCTGAAGGATTTTCTTTAGTTACAGCAGAAGCAATGTCTTGCGAATGTTCTGTAATTGCTACAAGAAATGTTGGGGTACATTCAGAATTAATTTCTGATAAAAAAAATGGTTATTTGTTTAATGCTGGCGATTCATCAACCTTAGAAAACCTTTTATCAAAAGCTATTAAAAACGAAATTCCGCATTTAGGAAAACAAGCTAGAGAAGAAATTGTTAAAAACTGGAGTGCAAAAAAAGAAGCTCAAAACTTAATAGCACTTTATAAATCAAAATAA
- a CDS encoding sodium:proton antiporter, with translation MDYFLIATVLIVLSALFGYINTRFLKLPNSIGLMLITILFTLAVFVLSYFDDTLLLKERELITSIDFKTVLLDVMLSFLLFAGALHTNFQQLKIQRKPVLIFATLGTLISTFLAGVLVFYALKIVNLNVDFIYCLLFGALISPTDPIAVLGIMKKVGAPKKLETKIVGESLFNDGVGVVIFLTIYQIASGGSEISVGHIAELFLVEVVGGIVFGLVIGWITYRLLKSIDDYDTEVIITLAAVMGGTLVAQHFHLSAPLAMVTAGLLVGTDTVRKNSMSEVTELYVDKFWELIDVLLNTILFVMIGMEILVLTLDTSYILAGFIVVPLLLFARYISLLIPIKLYAKKLDFVPKTNLIMTWGGLRGGISIALALSLTQDMERDLFLVITYIIVVFSILVQGLTVGKLIKKFTLEPKS, from the coding sequence ATGGATTATTTTTTAATTGCAACCGTTTTAATTGTACTCTCAGCTCTTTTTGGGTATATAAATACACGTTTTTTAAAATTGCCAAACTCAATTGGCTTAATGCTGATAACCATTTTGTTTACGTTAGCAGTTTTTGTATTAAGTTATTTTGATGACACTTTGCTGCTTAAAGAAAGAGAACTCATTACAAGTATTGATTTTAAAACAGTTTTGTTAGATGTTATGTTAAGTTTTTTGCTTTTTGCAGGTGCTTTACATACCAATTTTCAGCAATTAAAAATCCAAAGAAAACCAGTATTAATTTTTGCAACTTTAGGCACTTTAATTTCTACTTTTTTAGCAGGAGTTCTTGTTTTTTATGCGCTTAAAATTGTAAATCTTAATGTAGATTTTATTTATTGTTTACTTTTTGGAGCTTTAATTTCACCAACAGATCCTATTGCTGTTTTAGGAATTATGAAAAAAGTTGGAGCACCAAAAAAACTAGAAACAAAAATTGTTGGAGAATCTTTATTTAATGACGGAGTTGGCGTTGTAATTTTTCTAACTATTTACCAAATTGCAAGTGGAGGAAGCGAAATTTCTGTGGGTCATATTGCAGAATTATTTCTTGTTGAAGTTGTTGGTGGAATTGTATTTGGCCTTGTAATTGGTTGGATAACTTATAGATTATTAAAAAGTATTGACGATTATGACACCGAAGTAATTATTACACTCGCTGCTGTTATGGGCGGAACTTTAGTTGCTCAACATTTTCATTTATCGGCTCCTTTAGCAATGGTTACTGCAGGATTATTAGTAGGTACAGATACGGTTAGAAAAAATTCTATGAGCGAAGTTACAGAGCTTTATGTTGATAAATTTTGGGAATTGATAGATGTACTTTTAAACACAATTCTTTTTGTAATGATTGGAATGGAAATTTTAGTTTTAACATTAGATACTAGTTATATTTTAGCAGGTTTTATAGTGGTTCCTTTATTGTTATTTGCAAGATATATTTCATTATTAATACCAATAAAATTATACGCTAAGAAGTTAGATTTTGTTCCGAAAACAAATTTAATTATGACTTGGGGAGGTTTACGAGGTGGAATTTCAATTGCTTTGGCCTTAAGTTTAACGCAAGATATGGAACGCGATTTATTTCTAGTAATAACTTACATTATTGTTGTTTTTTCTATCTTAGTACAAGGTTTAACGGTTGGAAAACTCATTAAAAAATTTACACTAGAACCTAAGAGTTAA
- a CDS encoding DinB family protein, with the protein MKAQFDILRTSRNLVLKELEGLTLEQIHEIPTGFKNNIAWNVAHLVVTQQLLNYKLAGLDCLCSDELIEDYKKGTLPSKTFTEEEFEEIKDLLLGLPDTLEEDYKAGIFESFKEYPTSTGFVLTTIESAISFNNFHEGIHYGIIRSIKKIV; encoded by the coding sequence ATGAAAGCACAATTTGATATTTTAAGAACATCGAGAAATCTTGTTTTAAAAGAGTTAGAAGGTTTAACTTTAGAGCAAATTCATGAAATTCCAACAGGGTTTAAAAATAATATTGCTTGGAATGTAGCGCATTTAGTGGTTACGCAACAATTATTAAATTACAAATTAGCAGGTTTAGATTGTTTATGTTCTGATGAATTGATTGAAGATTATAAAAAAGGAACTTTGCCTTCAAAAACTTTTACAGAAGAAGAATTTGAAGAAATAAAAGATTTGCTTTTAGGTTTACCAGATACTTTAGAAGAAGATTATAAAGCAGGTATTTTCGAGTCTTTTAAAGAATACCCAACAAGTACAGGTTTTGTTTTAACTACTATAGAATCTGCAATTTCATTTAATAATTTTCATGAAGGAATTCATTACGGAATTATTAGATCTATTAAAAAAATCGTATAA